CTTGCCGTGAATCAGCGCTTCGTTCCCGGTGGCACGCCAGCCAATGCGGTGAAGATTTCGGTCGGTCAGGACGTGCCGCTATTCTTCGGTCGCGTGCTGCTTGGCCGGGCGACCACGCCGGTCGTCGCCCATGCCTCCGCTGCGCGAACCGATATGGCCTCTTTTTCGATCGGGTCGCGCCTCGCCGCGGTGAGCGGTGGCCTGCCCGGCGCGCTGCTGTCGGGGCTCGCCGGCACCAGTCTGAACCTGTCGGTGATGGATTATAACGCGCTGGTCGGCGCCAATATCGATCTGCTGGCCTTTTCCGATGCGTTGCGTACCCAATTGCACCTTGGCGCGGCGACCTTCGCGGAGACGCTGGACGCAACCGCAACCCTGCCCCAGATCCTCAATGCGCTGGCCGCCACGACCAGCGATCCAACCGCGGCGGCGGCCTATCGGTCGATGGCGCTCAAGGTGCCGCCCACCTCGGTCAAGCTTTCCAATCTGATCGATCTCGGCCCGCTCGGGTCGGATGTCACCGCCAATCCGGCATCGTCGGTCCAGACCGATGGGTATGCCATCGTCCGGGAAGTGCTCGAACTGGCCAATGGCGGGCGCCAGGTCGCGCTCGATCTCGGCGTGTCGTTGCCGGGGCTCCTGTCGACCAAGCTCTATCTCGCGATCGGCAACCGTCCGGCACACTCGCCTTGGCTCACTGTCACCAAGGACAACAGGACGATCGTCCGTACCGCCCAGACCCGATTGTTTCTCGATACCAAGATCGCCGGTGGCGCGACGCTCGGCTTGGTGTCAGTGCGCGTACCGATCTTCATCGAACTGGCCGAGGCACAGGCCACGCTGGCGGCGATCTCGTGCCCGGCAGGTCAGGCCGAGGCAAGCGTCACCTTGGACGTGACGCCAGCGGTCGGGCAAATCAGGATTGCCGATTTCGACACGACGGCACTGGGCAATTTCAACACACCGCTCGATTTCCGCCGCGCGACCATCGCTCATGCCTTGCTGGTCGACGTGACGGGCCAGGCGGCGGTGAGCTTGGGCGGGGTGTCGCCCCAGCCGGTCACCTTCTCGGCGAGCGATATCGCCACGCATCAGGTCAAGACGGTGTCGACCAACGACGTGCTGCAAGGCGTGGCCACCTCGCTGATCAGTCAGGTCGACTTGCGCGCGGTCGGCCTCAGCCTTTCGCCGATAACCGCTGTGGTGGGCGCGTTGCTCACGCCGGTTGCCCCGGTGCTGGACGGCCTGATCGACCAGGTAACCAGCCTGCTCGGCGTGCGGCTGGGTCAAGCGGACGTACAGATTAATGGCCTGCGCTGTGGCCGGCCAATGCTGGTGGGATAAGATGATGTGGACCGTAAGGCCGGGGGGCGGGAGATGAGTGATCGGGTGAAATTATCCTGGGTCAATGACAGTCGCGCATCGCAACGATCGCTTCGGCTGCCGATCAGCCTTCCGGTCAAGGTGCGTGAACCGAGTTCATGCGCGATGGATGTCGAACTGATCGATATCTCCACGCTCGGATGCCGGATCTGGGCTGGCTTCGCGATGCAGCCGGGCCGCACCACGATGATCATCATTCCCGGGTTCAGGCCGCTGTCATCGACCACGGTGTGGAGCCGAGAGGGCCATGCCGGGTTCCGCTTCAGCACCGCGCTTCACCCGGCGATCGTGACACATGTGATCGGCATGGGAACCCATGCTGACCATAACAGCCATGAGCGCCGGGTCCGCCTGCGGACAGGCTGAACACAGCCCTGCCTCGAATAACCCTAGACCGGCCGTGCCGACACCGTATCGGCCAGAAACGCGAGGATTGCCGCCTCGTCCTTCTTCGCGGTCCAGGTGCCGAGCCGGTAGAGCAAGCCGCCGAACGCCATCATGCCGAGCGGTATCGCGATCATCGGCCATGCGTCGCCGAACGGCGTGCCCGCTGCGATCATCCCGCCGCCGGCGAGCGCCAGAAACACCGTGAGAAATCCGAACCAGCAGCCCAGGAAAACGGTCGCGCTGCGCGGCGTGCCGATCCGGCCTTCGATCCGCGTGCCGCCGCCGTCAGGCTCCATGGTCGCGGTCAGGTTGCTGGCGAAGCTGTTCTGAACATTGGGCCGAAAATAGAACAGCATCATGCTTTGATCCGTCCCTTGCCCGGTCACGCAAGCCGCCTTCACTTGCCTGTCGCGACCGCCGAGTACGGTCTTGAGCCTGGTCGCGAGCGCGACCGGATCGAGCGGCGATTTGAGCGTGATCGCGCGTGCCATAATTCTTCCCTCCCCGTATTTCCCCTCAAAGCGCCCCACCGAGCGCCAGTGCGACGCCCACCGCCACCAGCAGCAACCCGATCGCCTCACTGCGCGCAATCCGTTCGCCGAGATAGAAATGCGCGAATCCCATGGTGAACGCCACCTCGACCTGCCCGACGATCCGCACCAGCGCGACCGGCGCGGTGGCGAAGCCGGTGAACCAGCATGCCGATCCAAGCGACGACATCAGCCCGACTTGGCCCGCCACGCGCCAGTTGGCGAACACCTTCGCCACCTGATCGCGCTCACGCCGCATGATATAGCCGCCCTGCAACAGCGTCTGCAGCGCCACGGTCGTGACAAGCACGATCAGCGCCGCGCGCAGCTTGTCGTCGGTGGCGACTTCGAACGTCGCGCGGCGGATCCCGATCGTCGTCAGTGCAAAGAAGAAACCCGAGGCGATGCCATAACGCGCCGCCGGCTGTCCCAGCGAACGGATGAGTTCGCCGAACCCCATCCGCTTGCCGCCGGTCGACAGCATCATGATTCCGGCCACCCCAAAGCCGATGCCGAACCAAGTCAGTGGCCGAAGCCCCTCGCCCAGCAACAGGATCGACAACAGCGCACTCTGCACCGCCTCGGTCTTCGAATAGG
This portion of the Sphingomonas sp. So64.6b genome encodes:
- a CDS encoding pilus assembly protein TadG-related protein; this encodes MARWTWPNRLATLARESRGGVTVLVAGAMLMTIGAAAVAVDVGSIYLGERQLQGVADAAALAAANASNSPQAAANAVITANRNGNAHLVTLVGGSYTPDETLAVNQRFVPGGTPANAVKISVGQDVPLFFGRVLLGRATTPVVAHASAARTDMASFSIGSRLAAVSGGLPGALLSGLAGTSLNLSVMDYNALVGANIDLLAFSDALRTQLHLGAATFAETLDATATLPQILNALAATTSDPTAAAAYRSMALKVPPTSVKLSNLIDLGPLGSDVTANPASSVQTDGYAIVREVLELANGGRQVALDLGVSLPGLLSTKLYLAIGNRPAHSPWLTVTKDNRTIVRTAQTRLFLDTKIAGGATLGLVSVRVPIFIELAEAQATLAAISCPAGQAEASVTLDVTPAVGQIRIADFDTTALGNFNTPLDFRRATIAHALLVDVTGQAAVSLGGVSPQPVTFSASDIATHQVKTVSTNDVLQGVATSLISQVDLRAVGLSLSPITAVVGALLTPVAPVLDGLIDQVTSLLGVRLGQADVQINGLRCGRPMLVG
- a CDS encoding DMT family transporter, translated to MIVLPIWLPATVFAGALQAWRTAVQRKVGRDLSVNAAGLMRYLYGLPFAILFVIAYQWLIAPAPFPALGAKFLLFCAAGGIAQIVATNLLLMAFDERNFVVGTAYSKTEAVQSALLSILLLGEGLRPLTWFGIGFGVAGIMMLSTGGKRMGFGELIRSLGQPAARYGIASGFFFALTTIGIRRATFEVATDDKLRAALIVLVTTVALQTLLQGGYIMRRERDQVAKVFANWRVAGQVGLMSSLGSACWFTGFATAPVALVRIVGQVEVAFTMGFAHFYLGERIARSEAIGLLLVAVGVALALGGAL
- a CDS encoding PilZ domain-containing protein; its protein translation is MSDRVKLSWVNDSRASQRSLRLPISLPVKVREPSSCAMDVELIDISTLGCRIWAGFAMQPGRTTMIIIPGFRPLSSTTVWSREGHAGFRFSTALHPAIVTHVIGMGTHADHNSHERRVRLRTG